A single Armatimonadota bacterium DNA region contains:
- a CDS encoding helix-turn-helix transcriptional regulator: MVQYGQVQFDASFGALSDATRRGVLEQLGRADASVTALAETFHMTLTGMKKHIGVLEKAGLVVTEKVGRVRTCKLGTRGLDEEAEWIESYRRRWAARFDELDAVIEDLKRKEETNGR, encoded by the coding sequence ATGGTTCAGTATGGACAAGTGCAGTTCGACGCTTCGTTCGGCGCGCTCTCGGACGCGACCCGGCGAGGCGTCCTCGAGCAGCTCGGGCGGGCGGACGCGTCGGTCACGGCCCTCGCCGAGACGTTCCACATGACCCTGACGGGCATGAAGAAGCACATCGGCGTCTTGGAGAAGGCGGGACTGGTCGTCACCGAAAAGGTCGGGCGCGTCCGCACCTGCAAGCTCGGAACGCGCGGGCTCGACGAAGAAGCCGAGTGGATCGAGTCGTACCGCCGACGCTGGGCCGCACGGTTCGACGAGCTGGACGCCGTGATCGAGGACCTGAAGCGCAAGGAGGAAACCAATGGCCGCTAA
- a CDS encoding SRPBCC domain-containing protein: MQTDQQTQATRVERTSDRELVVTRTVDAPARLVWRAWTEADLFRKWWVPRSYGMDLHSCEMDVRVGGQYRLGFLHEGATMEFFGTYLEVDPPSRLVWTNEEDGGQTVTTVTFTETDGKTLLTVSNHYPSKEALEADGSTGAMPESLDQLDELLATLV, encoded by the coding sequence ATGCAGACCGATCAACAGACTCAAGCCACCCGCGTCGAACGCACGTCCGACCGCGAACTCGTCGTCACCCGCACCGTCGATGCGCCCGCCCGCCTTGTCTGGAGAGCCTGGACCGAGGCCGACCTCTTCAGGAAGTGGTGGGTGCCGCGCTCGTACGGCATGGACCTGCACTCCTGCGAGATGGATGTCCGCGTCGGCGGGCAATACCGCCTGGGCTTCCTCCACGAAGGCGCGACGATGGAGTTCTTCGGCACCTACCTCGAAGTCGACCCGCCCTCGCGCCTCGTCTGGACCAACGAAGAGGACGGCGGCCAGACCGTCACGACGGTGACCTTTACGGAGACGGACGGCAAGACCCTGCTGACGGTGAGCAACCACTATCCGTCGAAGGAAGCCCTGGAAGCCGACGGTTCGACGGGTGCGATGCCCGAGTCGCTCGACCAGCTCGACGAACTCCTCGCGACCTTGGTCTGA
- a CDS encoding phosphotransferase, with amino-acid sequence MNDWRPDVPLDLATAHAIVARRFPSFAGQTPVEVGRGWDNLCLAYGDGTAFRMPTRAVAAEIVLNEIAALPALAPLLPLPVPDIKLVGEPGDDFPYPFFGFALLPGETADRSTWPDVALMLAAEALGTFLRALHAIPFTEKPLSALPGDLIARADPLRLLGRIVNRAAEIAGQRPDRASWAQGLQRRADALLQGLVLDGVRTVVHGDLYPRHVLADDACLLTGVIDWGDVHIGHPGVDLSLAFTFFSGPSRAAFWQAYGGGPDPSTLRLAQARACNYALALCAYGLDVGDPSAVELADEIAARSARP; translated from the coding sequence TTGAACGACTGGCGCCCGGACGTCCCGCTCGACCTCGCCACCGCGCACGCGATCGTCGCGCGGCGCTTCCCGTCGTTTGCGGGCCAGACTCCGGTGGAGGTCGGCCGCGGCTGGGACAACCTCTGCCTCGCCTATGGCGACGGCACCGCGTTCCGGATGCCGACCCGCGCCGTCGCGGCCGAGATCGTCCTTAACGAAATCGCGGCTTTGCCTGCGCTTGCGCCGCTGCTCCCGCTACCCGTCCCGGACATCAAGCTCGTCGGCGAGCCTGGCGACGACTTCCCATACCCGTTCTTCGGGTTCGCGCTCCTCCCGGGCGAGACCGCCGACCGGTCGACGTGGCCCGACGTGGCCCTGATGCTAGCCGCAGAAGCCCTCGGAACGTTCCTGCGAGCGCTCCACGCCATACCGTTCACGGAAAAGCCGCTCTCGGCCCTGCCCGGCGACCTCATCGCCCGGGCCGACCCGCTCCGCCTTCTCGGCCGCATCGTGAACCGGGCCGCCGAGATCGCCGGCCAACGACCCGACCGAGCCTCGTGGGCCCAAGGCTTGCAGCGCCGGGCCGATGCGCTGCTCCAGGGCCTCGTCCTCGACGGCGTCCGCACCGTCGTCCACGGCGACCTCTACCCCCGCCACGTACTCGCCGACGACGCATGCCTCCTCACGGGAGTCATCGACTGGGGCGACGTCCACATCGGCCATCCCGGCGTCGACCTGTCCCTCGCGTTCACGTTCTTCTCGGGCCCCTCGCGCGCCGCCTTCTGGCAGGCCTATGGAGGCGGGCCCGACCCGTCCACCCTACGCCTTGCCCAAGCCCGCGCTTGCAATTACGCCCTTGCCCTCTGCGCCTATGGGCTCGACGTCGGCGACCCATCTGCCGTCGAGTTGGCGGACGAGATCGCCGCACGCTCGGCAAGGCCCTGA
- a CDS encoding cupin domain-containing protein → MEARPHRWDAIEPDNPVPHLFRKKVTAANMLVARIKLEKGCVVGLHSHVSEQVAIVERGHVRWTLGSTDGPETRELEMRGGEVLEIPAHVPHGLVALEDSEIIDVLSPVGAMGVDSQPRGH, encoded by the coding sequence ATGGAAGCCAGGCCCCACCGCTGGGACGCCATCGAGCCGGACAACCCCGTCCCCCACCTTTTCCGCAAGAAGGTGACGGCCGCGAACATGCTCGTCGCGCGGATCAAGCTGGAGAAGGGCTGCGTGGTCGGGCTGCACTCCCACGTCAGCGAGCAGGTGGCGATCGTCGAGCGCGGGCACGTGCGCTGGACGCTCGGCTCGACCGACGGCCCCGAGACCCGCGAGCTCGAAATGCGGGGCGGCGAAGTGCTCGAAATCCCCGCCCACGTCCCCCACGGCCTCGTCGCGCTCGAGGACTCCGAGATCATCGACGTGCTCAGCCCGGTCGGCGCGATGGGCGTCGACAGCCAGCCGCGCGGCCACTGA
- a CDS encoding DinB family protein has translation MPPCTSVKCGRWAQDEWVCCAHCGDPLPGRRPFDENLCDHEFVLEGRYCVLCGFDPEVGSKVERRGLLLVGSLICFLGLFLAGSGAAYLASGAPTEPGATYRGGRTASYIVVLGLVVFAFGVGKVLKALRVSDSPSLARPASRARAARPGNNPHMDLRQALTGQFRAGLAMLRECVELCPDGLWAATVDKPPRTFWRIAYHAAFYTHFYLGQNEGVFAPWDKHVRHAPMTFADEGQELPPADTLYTQADVVAYIDGLSDRMADTIAALDLDSPESGFPWYPEFAKFDHVLLTLRHLGVHVGQLQELLFARGIEPDWVSRR, from the coding sequence ATGCCGCCGTGCACGAGCGTCAAGTGCGGACGCTGGGCTCAGGACGAGTGGGTGTGCTGCGCCCATTGCGGCGACCCGCTACCTGGCAGGCGCCCGTTCGACGAAAACCTCTGCGACCACGAATTCGTGCTCGAAGGCCGCTACTGCGTCCTCTGCGGTTTCGATCCCGAGGTGGGTTCCAAGGTCGAACGTCGCGGTCTGCTCCTGGTCGGGAGCCTCATCTGCTTCTTGGGCCTCTTCCTGGCCGGTTCGGGCGCAGCGTATCTGGCGTCCGGGGCCCCGACCGAGCCGGGAGCGACGTACAGAGGCGGACGCACCGCGTCCTACATCGTCGTCCTGGGGCTCGTCGTTTTCGCGTTCGGAGTCGGCAAAGTCCTAAAGGCATTAAGGGTCTCCGACTCACCCTCTCTGGCCCGGCCGGCTTCACGCGCGCGGGCGGCCCGACCGGGTAACAACCCGCACATGGACCTCCGCCAGGCCTTGACCGGCCAGTTTCGCGCCGGGCTCGCCATGCTGCGCGAGTGCGTCGAACTTTGCCCCGACGGCCTTTGGGCCGCGACCGTCGACAAGCCGCCCCGCACCTTCTGGCGCATCGCCTACCACGCCGCGTTCTACACCCACTTCTATCTCGGCCAGAACGAAGGTGTCTTCGCTCCGTGGGACAAACACGTCCGCCACGCCCCGATGACCTTCGCCGACGAAGGGCAGGAGCTTCCCCCCGCCGACACCCTTTACACCCAGGCCGACGTCGTGGCCTACATCGACGGCCTCAGCGACCGGATGGCCGACACGATCGCCGCGCTCGACCTCGACTCGCCCGAGAGCGGCTTCCCCTGGTATCCGGAGTTCGCGAAGTTCGATCACGTGTTGCTCACCCTGCGCCACCT
- a CDS encoding DUF2961 domain-containing protein: protein MTALAFAVLAAPLQADLLVGLGPLGDLSLLPRLRTGYKIGAVTSYDRTEGNDDGFSGKYSFVAKEGDDLVLADLKGPGCITRIHTPTPTMDKLEFFFDGEAAPRVSMPYRHYFDGEHAPFLRPLVDIAGGGCMSYVPMFYAKSCKVVLRAPRTQFYDINFVQFPAGTAVTTFDPRAVPAEEMKRASQTLGRVGLASEGGTKIPVKATVLPGKATTVFQTKKGGRIKGFALQPASSFVGKGRDVQIRITWDGEASPSILMPVGDFFGFAWGRPAMRSAVLGTVGDTLYCNFPMPYARSAKIELVSTRTDGAGFPVTGEVVVDDRPLGKDEGRFYAHWNRENPTTPGRPFTWLERSGRGHIVGLSLQAQDQEPGLPVFFEGDDKTIVDGIEAVHGTGSEDFFNGGWYALPGRWERMFSLPLSGCLGYYDYLGRTGGFRFLLNDAYTFEKGIVQTIEHGPEKNQVPTDYVGVAYYYADSPPHGTRTVASPEARRVVDPKTVVYAANWAMPIATFGLSGCTVKRGDVPVGNGGVRVLSLRSSGANGFVDSHFGLRADVPVAGRYRVSIDAVRNSEGGTVRLSNGTRFIGEAVDFYAATAAEAKGVLMGEFDADEGENVVYFQMVGKHAESKAFGLDLGYVRFERITP, encoded by the coding sequence ATGACCGCCCTCGCGTTCGCCGTCCTCGCCGCGCCGCTCCAAGCCGACCTTCTCGTCGGGCTCGGGCCACTCGGCGACCTGAGCCTGCTGCCCCGGCTTCGGACGGGATACAAGATCGGCGCGGTCACGAGCTACGACCGGACGGAAGGCAACGACGACGGATTCAGCGGCAAGTACTCCTTCGTCGCAAAGGAGGGGGACGACCTCGTGCTCGCCGACCTCAAGGGGCCGGGTTGCATCACGCGCATCCACACGCCGACGCCGACGATGGACAAGCTCGAGTTCTTCTTCGACGGCGAAGCCGCGCCGCGCGTCTCGATGCCCTATCGGCACTACTTCGACGGTGAGCACGCTCCGTTCTTGCGGCCGCTGGTCGACATTGCTGGTGGCGGCTGCATGTCGTACGTGCCGATGTTCTACGCGAAGTCGTGCAAGGTCGTGCTCCGCGCGCCGAGGACGCAGTTCTACGACATTAACTTCGTGCAGTTCCCGGCGGGGACGGCCGTGACGACGTTCGATCCCCGCGCGGTGCCTGCCGAAGAGATGAAGCGGGCGTCGCAAACCCTTGGTCGCGTGGGACTCGCGTCGGAGGGCGGAACGAAGATCCCGGTGAAGGCGACGGTGCTCCCTGGCAAGGCCACGACGGTCTTCCAGACGAAGAAGGGCGGGCGCATCAAGGGCTTCGCGTTACAGCCCGCCTCGTCGTTCGTCGGCAAGGGCCGCGACGTGCAGATCCGCATCACGTGGGACGGCGAGGCGTCGCCCTCGATCCTGATGCCGGTCGGCGACTTCTTCGGCTTTGCGTGGGGGCGCCCGGCGATGAGGTCGGCGGTCTTGGGCACGGTCGGTGACACGCTCTACTGCAACTTTCCGATGCCCTATGCGCGGTCGGCGAAGATCGAACTCGTCTCGACGCGGACGGACGGTGCTGGATTCCCCGTGACGGGCGAAGTGGTCGTCGACGACCGTCCGCTCGGCAAGGACGAGGGTCGGTTCTACGCGCATTGGAACCGCGAGAACCCGACGACTCCGGGCCGCCCGTTCACGTGGCTCGAGCGCTCGGGCCGCGGCCATATCGTCGGTCTCTCCCTGCAGGCGCAAGATCAAGAACCAGGCCTGCCGGTTTTCTTCGAAGGCGACGACAAGACGATCGTCGACGGGATCGAAGCGGTGCACGGGACGGGCTCGGAGGACTTCTTTAACGGCGGCTGGTACGCGCTCCCAGGGCGCTGGGAACGGATGTTCTCGCTCCCCTTGAGCGGCTGCCTCGGCTACTACGACTACCTCGGCCGTACGGGCGGCTTCCGGTTCTTGCTGAACGACGCGTACACCTTCGAGAAAGGCATCGTGCAGACGATCGAACACGGACCGGAGAAGAACCAGGTGCCGACTGATTACGTGGGCGTCGCCTACTACTACGCCGACTCACCTCCGCACGGGACGCGCACGGTCGCAAGCCCTGAAGCGCGCCGTGTCGTCGACCCGAAAACGGTGGTCTATGCCGCGAACTGGGCGATGCCGATCGCGACGTTCGGCCTGAGCGGGTGTACGGTCAAGCGCGGGGACGTGCCTGTCGGGAACGGCGGTGTGAGGGTGCTGTCGCTTCGGTCGAGCGGTGCGAACGGGTTCGTCGACTCCCACTTCGGGCTCCGTGCCGACGTGCCTGTCGCCGGCCGTTATCGGGTCAGCATCGACGCGGTCAGGAACAGCGAGGGCGGCACCGTGCGGCTCTCGAACGGGACGCGGTTCATCGGAGAGGCCGTGGACTTTTACGCGGCGACGGCGGCGGAAGCGAAAGGCGTCCTGATGGGCGAGTTCGACGCCGACGAAGGCGAGAACGTCGTCTACTTCCAGATGGTCGGCAAGCACGCCGAGTCGAAGGCGTTCGGCCTCGATCTGGGTTACGTGAGGTTCGAGCGGATCACGCCCTGA
- a CDS encoding DinB family protein: MAAKGHPSNEIEAFEELVCGFTGGILRRAREIPEDKWNWSFSERTPTAREICEHAWMWLWTDRQEITVVDPAQQAPVPDLPQDRAAVLDLLEREKEEWRALFQTLDAQKLDEGRSSPDGYRRTVRGALFHMAQHIVSKSGQMTMLHFDLGLDGDGPYDAPHPNRLFGFGTPAWPSPRT, encoded by the coding sequence ATGGCCGCTAAGGGCCACCCCTCGAACGAGATCGAAGCGTTCGAGGAACTGGTCTGCGGGTTCACGGGCGGCATCCTCCGCAGGGCGCGGGAGATCCCCGAGGACAAATGGAACTGGAGCTTTTCAGAGCGCACCCCGACCGCCCGCGAGATCTGCGAACACGCGTGGATGTGGCTGTGGACCGACCGACAGGAGATCACGGTGGTCGACCCCGCACAGCAAGCGCCCGTCCCTGACCTCCCGCAGGACCGCGCCGCGGTGCTCGACCTGCTCGAACGGGAGAAGGAGGAATGGCGCGCCCTCTTCCAAACCCTCGACGCGCAGAAGCTGGACGAGGGCCGCTCGAGCCCGGACGGCTACCGCCGGACCGTGCGGGGCGCCTTGTTCCACATGGCGCAGCACATCGTGAGCAAGAGCGGACAGATGACGATGCTGCACTTCGACCTCGGCCTCGATGGAGACGGGCCTTACGACGCTCCCCACCCGAACCGGCTCTTCGGCTTCGGCACGCCAGCCTGGCCGTCGCCCAGGACCTGA